The nucleotide sequence ACCTGCGCAACTCCAAGGGTTGCATGCTGGCCAACTTCAAGCCCGGCCGTGGCGACTACGCTTCGGATGGCTACGCTTACACCTCGCCGGTAGGCTCGTTCTTCCCGAACGACTTCGGCCTGTACGATATGTCGGGCAACGTATCGGAGTGGTGCGATGATGCTTACATGGAAGCCTCGGTGCCGGTAGTATGGGACATGAACCCCACCAACCCGGACGACAACGAGCCCCGCAAAGTAGTGCGCGGCGGTTCGTGGAAAGACATTGCGTACTTCCTCGAAACCGGCACTCGTAACTTCGAATACCAGGATTCTTCGCGCTCCTTTATTGGTTTCCGCACGGCCATGATTCAGATCGGCATGGGAACCAACAACAGCCTCAACTAAGAACCGCTCTGCTTTCGCAGCAAATTCCCTACCCCGAGTTTTTCGCGTTTTCAACCAACCATCACTTCTTTCCAACAATCAATTCACATGGCAGCTAAAGGCGGTAACTTCCTCTATGATGTACTTATGCCCAAGATTTATGGCATCGGGGCCGCAGTCGTAATCATCGGGGCACTATTCAAGATTCAGCACTGGAAAGGAGCTGACATTATGCTAATCGTAGGCCTCGGTACCGAAGCCGTTATTTTCTTTCTGAGCGCTTTCCAGCCACAGGCTAAAGAGCACGACTGGTCTTTGGTATATCCAGAGCTGTCGGAAGGCTATGACCCTTCGACCAACAGCAACAACCGTTTCGTAGAAGAGAATAACAGCAAAGGTCTCACGCGCAAGCTGGACGACATGCTGAAAGATGCTAACGTGACTCCAGAGGCTATTTCCTCGCTGGGCCAGGGCCTGAACCGCCTGAGCACCACCACGCAGCAGCTCTCGACCCTCGGCGACGCTACCAGCGCTACCGACGAGTACACCGCCAAAGTTCGCTCGGCTGCTACGTCGCTGGAGCGCATCAACGAAGCCTACTCCAACACGGCTCAGGCCATGGGCGCTATGGCCGATGCCACCAAGGATGCCAAGGAGTACCACGTACAGGTGCAGAACGTAACCAAGAATCTGGGCGCTCTGAACGCAGTGTACGAAATGGAACTGCAGGATGCCAACACGCACCTTAAGTCCATGAACCAGTTCTATGGCACGCTCAGCCAGGCCATGCAGAACATGACCGAAGCCGGCAAAGACACCGAGAAATTCAAAGACGAAGTGGCGGCCCTCACCGGCAACCTGAACTCGCTCAACCGGGTGTACGGCAACATGCTGAACGCCATGCGTGCCACCAGCTAAGGCTGGCGCAACGCGAGGAAAATTTCGGTCCCACCCTTACATATAGATAGGCAGACACGATGGCGGGAGGTAAAGAAACTCCACGGCAGAAGATGATTGGCATGATGTACCTGGTACTGACTGCACTTCTGGCCCTTCAAGTAAACTCAGCAATTCTGCTCAAGTTCAAATTTTTGGATGACAGCCTTTTCGGCATCAACGAAAAGGTATCGAAATCCAATGATGGCACGGTTAAAGGCATTGCAGCCCAGGTTGAAAAAAACCGCAATACTGCCGCCGACGTTGCCGTTCTGAAGCAGAGCGAAGAAATTCGGGAGCGTACCAAGCAGATGATTGATTATCTGCGCGGTGTACGCGACAAACTCGTAACGGCCACGGAAAACACCAAAGGCAAGAACGAGTACAAAAACATGAGCGCCGAAGACAAGGTGGCCATCACCATGCTCGGCGGCAAAAAAGACGGTGCAGCCTATGAGATGAAGAACAAACTCAACGAGTATTCTTCTTACATCAAGACGTTTGTACCCGGTGCCGAGCCGCTGGCTCTCGATGCCAAGGACGACAAGATGGTGACTGATCCGGAGCAGCGCTCCAAGAACTTCGCCGAGTTGAACTTCGAGAACACGCCGCTGGTAGCTGCTTTGGCTACGTTGTCGCAGAAAGAAACCGAAGTATTGAAGTACGAGTCGGATGCTCTGGCTGCACAATCGGCTAAAGTAGGTGGCAACATCATCGTATTCGACAAAGTAGGCGCTTTCGCCTCCGCTGAGTCGAACACGGTAGCTGCTGGCACTAAGTACAAGGCAGAACTGTTCCTGACGGCTTCGGCTACGGGCTTGCGTCCTACCATGACCCTGAACGGCTCGCCTCTTTCGGTTGATGCTTCTACCGGCAAAGGCAAAGTGGAATTCACGGCTCGTCCGGGTTCTTTTGACGCCGCTGGCAACGCCAAGGCGCAGTGGACCGGTACTATCCGCTTTAAGCAGAACGGCCGCGACACCACGTTTAAAGTGACGGTTCCTTACACCGTAACCAAGCCTGTAATGCAGATCCAGTCGGCTTCGGTGCAGGCGCTGTATTTCAAGTGCGGCAACAAGCTGAGCGTACAGGTTCCTGCCCTGGGTGCCCAGTACGATCCAAGCTTCTCGGCTTCGGGTGCTTCTACCATCAAAGGTTCGGCTAAGGGCGAAGTAACGCTGGTGCCAAACTCGCGCGAAGTAACCCTGAGCGTAAGCAGCGGCGGCAACCCAATCGGCTCGCAGACTTTCCAAGTTCGCCCGATTCCAAAGCCGGAGATTAAGTGCATCGTTGGTGGCCGCGAGGCAAACGAAAAGCAAGGCACGCCTATCACGGCTGTGCGCAACATGAGCCTGAAGGCCGTTCCGGATGCTGGTTTCGCTACGTTCCTGCCCGAAGATGCTCGTTACCGGGTAACGCGCTACGAAGTAACGCTGGTACGTGGTAAGCGTCCGGCTATGCCGACGCGCACGGTCAACGGTCCTGACGTTAGCCTGAACGACGTAGTAAACTCGGCCCGCGAAGGCGACCGTCTGTACATCGAAGTGAAAGAAGTTCAGCGCATGAACTTCCAGGGCAACACCGAGCAGGTAAACGTGTCGAAGCAGTTCAACGTGCCGTTGCTGTAAGCTGTAGTTGGTGAACTAAAAAGGGGCGATTCGCTTTC is from Hymenobacter yonginensis and encodes:
- the porL gene encoding type IX secretion system motor protein PorL/GldL, with the protein product MPKIYGIGAAVVIIGALFKIQHWKGADIMLIVGLGTEAVIFFLSAFQPQAKEHDWSLVYPELSEGYDPSTNSNNRFVEENNSKGLTRKLDDMLKDANVTPEAISSLGQGLNRLSTTTQQLSTLGDATSATDEYTAKVRSAATSLERINEAYSNTAQAMGAMADATKDAKEYHVQVQNVTKNLGALNAVYEMELQDANTHLKSMNQFYGTLSQAMQNMTEAGKDTEKFKDEVAALTGNLNSLNRVYGNMLNAMRATS
- the porM gene encoding type IX secretion system motor protein PorM/GldM, which gives rise to MAGGKETPRQKMIGMMYLVLTALLALQVNSAILLKFKFLDDSLFGINEKVSKSNDGTVKGIAAQVEKNRNTAADVAVLKQSEEIRERTKQMIDYLRGVRDKLVTATENTKGKNEYKNMSAEDKVAITMLGGKKDGAAYEMKNKLNEYSSYIKTFVPGAEPLALDAKDDKMVTDPEQRSKNFAELNFENTPLVAALATLSQKETEVLKYESDALAAQSAKVGGNIIVFDKVGAFASAESNTVAAGTKYKAELFLTASATGLRPTMTLNGSPLSVDASTGKGKVEFTARPGSFDAAGNAKAQWTGTIRFKQNGRDTTFKVTVPYTVTKPVMQIQSASVQALYFKCGNKLSVQVPALGAQYDPSFSASGASTIKGSAKGEVTLVPNSREVTLSVSSGGNPIGSQTFQVRPIPKPEIKCIVGGREANEKQGTPITAVRNMSLKAVPDAGFATFLPEDARYRVTRYEVTLVRGKRPAMPTRTVNGPDVSLNDVVNSAREGDRLYIEVKEVQRMNFQGNTEQVNVSKQFNVPLL